Within Sinorhizobium sp. RAC02, the genomic segment GTCGATCTTGCGGCCGAGGGGCTGGACTTCGCCATCCGTTTCGGCGCCGGCGCCTGGCACGGTACGGATGCCATCAGGCTTTTCGACGCGCCGCTCTCTGTTCTCGCCACGCCCGTCGTCGCGCGGGATTTGAGGGAGCCGGAGGACTTGCTCGGCCTGACGCTGTTGCGTTCCTATCGCCGCGACGAATGGACCCGCTGGTTCGAAGCGGCCGGCCTGCCGCGCACCCCGCCGCCGCAGAACGCCATCGTCTTCGATACCTCGCTCGCGATGATGGAGGCGGTGTTGCAGGGCGCGGGTGTGGGGCTCGCGCCGCCTTTGATGTTTTCCCGGCTGCTGTCCGCCGGCGCCGTCGTTCAGCCGTTCAAGACGAGCGTCGTGCTTGGCAGCTACTGGCTCACGCGCCTGCAATCGCGTAGCGCCACCCCGGCCATGTCCGCCTTCGCCAACTGGCTTGGGGAGACGGTGGCGGAGGAGGGGCTGGGCTAACCGATCATGTCAGGTTGCGGCGGCGTTCCAGTTCCGCCGCAGTTGGCGTCTCGAATTCGAAGGAGCCGGTGGCGACGTCGCCGGCGCGGGCATATTTGTTCATGACGACACCGGAATCGCTGGTACGCGATTCGATCAGCGTCAGTGCGCGCGGGAAGGACGCGTCACCGAACAGCCGCTTGCCCTTGCCCAGAATGACCGGGAAGACGGAGACGTGGATCTCGTCGACGAGGTCGTTTTCGAAAAGTGCCTTGAGGAACTCCGTGGAGCCCTGCGTCAGGAGGTCCGGTCCGTCCTCGCTCTTCAGCGCCTTCACAGCGGCAATCGCATCGGCGCCGAGGACATGGCTGTTCTGCCAGGTGGTCTTGAAGGCCGGATTGCGGGTCGCGACATATTTGTTGATGCGGTCGAAGAGCGGGCCGATCGGGTCGTCCTTCGCCGCATAGGGCCAGTGGGCGGCGAAGATGTCGTAGGTCTTGCGGCCGAGCAGCAAGTCGAACGGCCGCGAAAAGAGTTCGCCGATGAAAGCCCCCATCTTTTCGTCAAAGAGCGGGGCGACCCAGCCGCCGAATTCGAAGCCGCCGATCGGGTCTTCCTCCGGGCCGCCCGGTGCCTGCATGACGCCGTCAAGGCTGATGAAGGCGCCGACAATGATCTTTCTCATGGGGTTTCTCCTGGCAGGATGTTGAACTGATACCTAGAGCGTTGCCGCTTTTCTTCGAATCGCGAAAAAGCTCTACCTCTTTGTTTTTACGCAGTTCGCGGCACGCAAATCGCCGCGCACTTTTGCTGGATTTGCTCTAGAGACGAACGGCGGATGCGCCACCCGACAACCGTTCGAAAATTCTTTCCCCTAACCCCAGCGGCCGCGCACCGCCTCGGTGCGACTGCGGCTGACCGGAATTTCCTGCCCGTCCTTCATAAGGACCGCCAGCCGGCCTTCGGCGCGCAGTAATCTTTCCACATGGCTGTCGGCGACGAAATGCGAGCGGTGCACCTGCAGCCCCGGCGTGTCGCCAAGTTCTTTCAGGGCATCGGAAAAGCGGAGCAGGATCAGCTCACGCCCGCGGCTCGTCGTGACCTCCGTGTAGTGGTCGGCGACGGTCATGTGAAGGATTTTCCCGCGGTTCTCCGGTTTCAGGCGGCGTAGCAGGGCGACCTCCGCCCGGTCTTCCGTCGCCGGCGCAGGGGCCGGGGCAAGCGTTTCGACCGCCTTGCTGCCCATCGTCATATAGGTCAGGCCGCAGAAGAGGGCAGAGAGGAGGAGGCCGCTGGCTATGCTTTCGGCAAGGCTCGAAACCGTCACCGCGCCGCCGAAGGTCGCAAGGCTGATCGCCTCCGTCGCCAATCCCACCGGCACCCCTGCAACGAGCGTGCCGAGCGCGATGCGGCCGGCAAGGCTTGGAACGCGGTGCAGCAGAAGCGTGTTCACGAGCACGAGGGCGGTGACCGCAATGCTCCAGGCGACGGCGTGCAGCACAAGCCAGAAGCCAAGGCGCGGCACCGTCGCCAACCGCTCGGCGGTGCCATAGGGGCCGGTCACCCAGAAGATCAGCACGACAGCGCCAAACGTTGCCCAGAACCGCGGCGAGCGCAGAAAGACCTGCAGTTCACGAAGCGCGGATTGCAGGAAGGGGCGTTCCACGAAGTTTTCCGTCCGTTCGGGCCAAAGCGTTTGAGGCGATCCGATCAATGGCTGAAGACGGGGTCGATTTCAACCTTGCCCGGAACCTGCCATGACCTTCGAACCTCTTCTCGACGCCCCCTTTGCCGTGCAGTTCCATGTCGCCACCGTGCTGCCGGCTGCCGTGCTGGGCGCCGTCCTGCTCGCCCGCCGGAAGGGAACGCCCGCCCACCGCCTTCTGGGGAAAATCTGGCTGCTGCTGATGGTGGTGACGAGTTTTTCGACCTTCTTCATCCATGACCTGAAGACAGTCGGAAACTTCAGCCCGATCCATCTGCTCTCGGTCTATGTCATCGTGGGCAGTATCCCCGCGATCCGCGCCGCGCGTCGCCGCGATATCCGCACGCACCGGGCCCATGTCGCCGGCATGTATTTCGGCGGCATCGTGGTCGCGGGGCTGTTCACCCTTGTGCCGCACCGCGTGATGGGCGCGATGATCTTCGATGGCATATCGGGCCTCGCAAGCGGCTTGGCCACTGCCTTCGTCTGTGTCCTGCTGGTTGCGGCCGGTGCACTTGCGATCCGCGAAGCCGGCTGGTTGGAGCGTTTCGAGACATTCCGGCGGCGCTGAACGCGGGGGCAGCGGTTAAATCGCGATAGGGCGGATTAGTCGCCCCTGCCTCTGCTTTTCCGGCGCCAAACATCCTCATGGGGCTGTCTGTCAATACGTATGGCCGGCGCTATCTCGTTGACGTCATTGCTAGTTCTGGCGTCGCGGCGGCGGCAATTGTCGTCGTCACGGCGGTGTTCAGGCTTTCTCCCGTGCGAAGCAAACGCGAAGCGGCCGCCGCAACAGCGGCTTAGACTGTTGCCGCCATTGAATTTATAGTGGTCCCTGTTATCTGAGGAAGCTGAGGGCACTTTTGTCCGCAGGAACGCCCAGAGGGCGAACGGGAGATCTCGCGATGGAATGGAAAGGTCGTCGACAGTCGAGCAACATCGAGGACCAGCGCGGCGCCGGGCCTTCGGCGGGCGGAAGCAATCCGTTCGGTCGCGGCAATGGCGGGTTTCGCCTTCCGACGGGGGGTGGACGCCGCGCCGGCGGCGGCATGAGCATCGGCACGATCGTCCTCCTCGTCGTCGTCTACTTCGTCTTGAAGATGATGGGCATCGACCTGTTGCAGGTGATGGGCGAGGGCGGCGGCGGGCAGGTCAGCATGCCGGGCTTCGAGCAGACCGAAACTGCCAGCAAGAGAACGTCGCCGCAGGAGGAAGAAACCAAGGCCTTCATGTCGACGGTGCTGGCCGAGACGGAAGACACCTGGAACGGCATCTTCCAGTCGGCCGGCGAAAAGTATGAGGAGCCGAAGATGGTGCTCTTCTCGGGGTCCGTGCAGTCGGCCTGCGGCTTCGCCTCGGCGGCTTCCGGTCCGTTCTATTGCCCGGGCGACCGCAAGGTCTATCTCGATATGAGCTTCTTCGACGAACTTGCCAACAAGTTCGACGCGGCCGGCGATTTCGCCCAGGCCTATGTCGTCGCCCACGAGGTCGGCCATCACGTGCAGAACCTCACCGGCGTGCTGCCGCGCTTTAACCAGCAGCGTCAGCGCATGAGCGAGGTGGAAGCCAACCAGATGTCGATCCGCGTCGAACTCCAGGCCGATTGCTACGCCGGTATCTGGGGCAAGTACACGCAGCAGAAGGGATTGCTCGAGACCGGCGACCTGGACGAGGCGCTGAATGCCGCGACCCAGATCGGCGACGATACGTTGCAGAAGCGCATGCAGGGTTACGTCGTGCCGGAAAGCTTCAACCACGGCACCTCCGACCAGCGTCGCCGCTGGTTCAAGCGTGGCTTCGATACGGGCCGCGTCGATGCCTGCGACACGTTCAAGGGTGACGTGTAACCCTTCTCTCGGGCTACTCCAAAGATGGAGTGCCTCCCGAAAATGCCATCACGTCTTTGGCGTGATGGCCTTGATCGCCCGCTGAAAACGGAAGTTCAGCGTTCCATCGGCATCGCCATTATAGTCGCCGGTAAACGTCAGCCTCTTTTGCGCTTCGGCGATGACCGCTTTTGGCCAGGGGCTGGGGCTGTCTTCCGTAAGGCTGGCGCGTGCCGCTTTCGAGCCCTTCCGCACGGCAAAGACCAGCCATAGGGCCGCTGTCTTTTCGTCGCGGGCTATGATCCGCCCCTCGGCATACTGCCGGGCCATGACGTACATGGCGTAGCCGTCGCCAACATTGGCGCGTCGCTGAAGGAAGTCTACGGAATCGCCCATGAGCGCGACGCCCTGCGCAAGCTGCGCCCCTTCCGAACTGCCCGCTTCCGCCGCTTTCGACAGCCAACTGAATGACGTGCCCGTGTCGAACGGGATGTCGTCAGCCGCGACGTACATCTTGCCGGTTGCAAGCATCGAAAGCACGATCCCCTGGGCCGCAGATTTTTGGAAGAGCGGCAACGCCTCGATGTTGCGTCGGGCCGCGTAGAGGGCAAGCGCCATCTGCGCCTGTGCGGTTGCCGAATCCGGCATTGCTTTCAACAAGGCTCCGCAGCTGTCGAGCGCGACGTCTTTTCTCAGCCTGTATGGATCGAAATCCCCAAAATCCTTCATATTGGCCAGTTTTTCAGCCGCGATCGTGAAGGCATCGCAGGCCGCGGCATTCTTGGCCGTCTCCGTGCTCAACCGCTCGACGTCTTCGTCTATGAGGGAGTCGTTGGAGCCGGACAGCGCCGCAACCGTTTCGCCCGACTTGACGGTGTTGTCGGCCGAAGGAGTGTCCAGCGTGACAGAGCCATCGGCTGTCGGCAGTGTTTCCGGCACGGGGCGCTCCTCATCGGCGCTTTTTGCCGTCACGCCGGGTAGCTCGACACGGGCGGCTGTCCCGTTGTCCGGCAGCATGTAGATATCGCCGCGAATGCTGTCGCGATATTCCGGAAACTGCTCGTGATCTTGCGTTTGCGCGAGATCGGCGACATCGATCTGCACACGTTTTGCCAGGCTGGACAGGCTCAGGCCCGGCGTTCTCAGCAGCGGCAGCAGCTTGCGCGTGAAGACCGAGTTGCGGTCGTTGTCCTCGCCGCGCAGCCTGTCGAGTGCCCGCTGGCCCGCGCCGGCGGACAGCAGAACAAAGGTGCCCTGAGGGGCGTTCACCGGTGCCAGGCCGCGCTCGTAGCCGGCTGATTTGAAGACATTGGGAAGGGGATTGTCGCGGCAGGCGTCCAGCACGAAGATGCCGACCACCCGCTTGTCGCGAAGCCGTGCCAGCAGGCTGTCCACCGCCTGAGAGAGATCCTCCGCCGTGTCCTGAGTGGCTTCCCGGGGAAAGTCCACGGGAAGCAGGAGATTACGGTCCCGCGGAGCGACGCCGTGACCGGAAAAGAAGAAGAAGGCCGTGTCGCCGGGGCGAAGCTGGCTTTCGAATTCACCGAACTTTGTCACCGATTGTGTGCGGGTGAGGTTGAAGCCGGTCAGGACGACGTCGAATTTCAGATCGTCGCGCAGCGTTGCACTGATGGCGTCTGCATCGCTGACGGCCCGTTCGAGGACGGGAAGTTGCTGATATCGGTCGTTGCCGATGACGAGGGCCACCTTTCGCGCCTGCGCCGGGCCTGCGCCTGCCAGAAGAGCCATAAAAAGGAACAGGAGGGCGGCCGCCTTTCCGGCGGCCGCGGTTGCCGGCATCGCTTTCATTCGCGTCGTTTCCCGTCAGCGTTCAGCGAATGATAGCTGATCCAGACAGGCCGGCAATATATTAGGCCTGTCTTCTTCGCGTGGCAGCTGCCCTGGCGCTCGTGAACGAACTGTCGCCTAAGCCCGCCTTTCGCTGTCCATATGGACGAGCTGAGCGGCTGGGTAACGCTCGCCGGCGGCGGCGTCCTTCGGCATGGCGGCTTCGATGGCGGCGAGGTCGGTTTCGGTGAGCGAGACCTGCTGGGAGCCGAGCGCCTCCGTCAGCCGGTCGCGGCGGCGGGCGCCGACGAGGGGCACAATGTCCGCACCCTGTGCCGCTACCCAGGCGATGGCGAGTTGGGCGACGCTGGCGCCTTTTTCTTCGGCGACGCGGCGCAGCTCCTCGACGAGCGCGAGATTGCGATCCACATTGCCGTCCTGGAAGCGCGGGCTCATGGTGCGGAAATCGCCGCCGGCCGTCGCACCCTTCTGCCAATGGCCGCTGATCAGGCCGCGTGACAGCACGCCATAGGCGGTGACGGGGATGCCGAGCGCCCGGCAGGTCGGCAGGATATCGTCCTCGATGCCGCGCGAGATCAGCGAATACTCGATCTGCAGATCCGAGATCGGGTGCACGGCGGCAGCGCGGCGGATCGTCTCCGAGCCAACTTCCGAAAGCCCGATATGGCGGATGTAACCGGCCTTCACGAGGTCGGCGAGGGCGCCGATGGTCTCCTCGATCGGCACGGCCGGATCGAGGCGGGACGGGCGGTAGATGTCGATATGGTCGGTGCCGAGCCGTTGCAGTGAGTAGGCGAGGAAGTTCCGGATCGCCGCCGGGCGGGAATCGTAGCCGCTCCAAACGCCGTCCGGTCCGCGCAGCGCGCCGAATTTCACGCTCAGCACCACATCCTCGCGGCGGCGCTCCTTCAGCGCCTCGGCAATCAGCATCTCGTTGTGGCCCATGCCGTAGAAGTCGCCGGTGTCGAGCAGGTTGATGCCGGCGTCGAGTGCGGCGTGGATGGTGGCGATGCTTTCCGCCCGGTCAGCCGGGCCATACATGCCGGACATGCCCATGCAGCCGAGCCCGATCGTGGACACTGTGGGGCCGGAGTTGCCGAGGGTTACGGTTTTCATGGCGTCTCTCCTGTGGTCTGCCTTCTGGTCGACGCTCTTCTACCGCGTCCGGCTTTGTGCGATAATCCGGTCTCTGTTTGACAAGCTGTGCGGATATCCGAACAATGAGCGCCATTCCCCTTGCAGACCTCGATGCCTTCGTCGCGATCGCCCGTGTGAAGAGTTTTCGCGCGGCGGCGAAACTGCGCGGCGTCTCCGCCTCGGCACTCTCCGAAGCGATGCGGCGCCTGGAGGCGCGGCTTGACCTGCGCCTGTTTAACCGCACGACGCGCAGCGTGACGTTGACGGATGCCGGCGAGCGTCTGCTCGAACGGCTGGTGCCGGCGCTGTCAGAGGTCGAGGCGGCGATCGATGGCGTCAACAGCCTGCGGGATCGCCCGGTCGGCCGGTTGCGGCTCAACGTGCCGGGTATCGTCGCCCGCTTCGTGCTGCCGCCGATCGTCACGCCGTTCCTCAAGACCTATCCAGGCATCACGCTGGAAGTCGCCTCCAACGATGCGCTGGTGGATGTGCTGGCCGCCGGCTTCGACGCCGGCATCCGCTATGAGGAGGCGCTGCACCAGGACATGATCGCCGTGCCGATCGGCCCGCGCCGCCAGCGCTTCGTGGTGGCCGCCGCCCCGTCCTACCTTGCCGAACACGGCGTGCCGGAGCATCCGCGCGACCTGATGCAGCATCGCTGCATCCTGCACCGTTTTGCAAGCGGCCGCGTGCTGACCTGGGCGTTCGAGCGGGGGGAGGAGAGGGTGTCGATCATGCCGCCCGCCTGCCTGATTTCCGAATCGAACGAGGTGGAGCAGCATGCGGCCATCGCCGGCCTTGGCATCGTCTGCACCTTCGAGGAGTTTCTGGCGCCGGGACTTGCCTCCGGTGCGCTGCAGGTGGTGATGCCGGACTGGATCCAGACCTTTTCCGGTCCTTTCCTCTACTATCCGAGCCGCACTCTGATGCCGGCACCGCTGCGCGCCTTCGTGGATTTCGTGAAGGCCAATCCCTGGGTCGAATGACGGGAGGATCAGCAAAGCGCATCGGATTGATCAATAAATTTGCGATGTTCACGGATTGTTTCGCGGAAAAAAGTGAAATAGAACTTTTCGCCTGACGTTTTGCCCGCCTGATTGGGCGCCGATTATTCCAGAGGACATACCATGATCGATGCCAGGACCACCCGGCGCGGGCTCTTCATCGTCTTCATGATTATGTTCCTCGATGTGATCGGCATCGCCATCATCATGCCGGTTCTGCCGACGTATCTGCGCGAACTGACGGGTGACAGCCTCAGCGAGGCGGCGATCGACGGTGGATGGCTGTTGCTCGTCTATGCCGGCATGCAGTTCCTGTTCGCACCGTTCATCGGCAACCTGTCCGATCGCTTCGGCCGTCGGCCGGTGCTGCTCGCCTGCATTCTCACCTTCGCCATCGACAACCTCATCTGTGCGCTCGCGACGAGCTACTGGATGCTCTTCGTCGGCCGGGTGCTGGCGGGCATCAGTGGCGCAAGCTTCGGCACGGCGGCTGCCTACATCGCCGACGTCTCGACCGATGAAACCCGCGCGAAAAATTTCGGACTGATGGGCATTGCCTTCGGCACGGGCTTCGCACTCGGGCCGGTGATCGGCGGCCTGCTCGGCGAGTTCGGGCCGCGCATCCCGTTCTACGGCGCGGCAGCGCTCGCCTTCCTCAATTTCGTTGCGGCTTGTTTTCTGCTGCCGGAGAGCCTGGAGCCCGCCAACCGTCGCCGCTTCGAGTTCTCCCGTGCCAATCCGCTCGGCGCGCTGCTCCAGATGCGCAACTATCCCGGCGTGCTGTGGATCGGCCTCGTCTTCTTCTGTTATTGGCTGGCGCATTCCGTCTATCCCTCGGTCTGGTCGTTCGTCGCGGCGTTCCGCTACGGCTGGAGCGAAGGGCAGATCGGGTTGTCCCTTGGCGTTTTCGGCATCGGTGGTGCCATCGTCATGGCGTTCGTGCTGCCGCGCGTCGTTCCGAGGCTCGGCGAATATCGCACGGCGGTGCTCGGCCTTTCCTTCTCCATTCTGGGGCTTGCCGGCTACGGTGCGGCCTGGCAGGGCTGGATGGTCTATGCCGTGATCGCGTGCACGGCGCTGGAAAGCCTGGCCGATCCACCATTGCGCTCCATCGCCTCGGCCCGCGTGCCGCCATCGGCCCAGGGCGAGTTGCAGGGCGCACTCACCAGCGTTTCAAGCTTCACCACGATCATCGGGCCGCTGATCTTCACGCAGGTGTTCAGCCACTTCACCGGGCCGCAAGCGCCGGTGGTCTTCGCCGGCGCGCCTTATGCGCTGGCCGCGGTGATCCTGCTTCTCGGTCTCGCGATCTTCGCGGTGAAGCTGCGCGGCGCCGGCGCCGGCCCGACGGAGAGTTTGGAGCCGGAAAACGCCTGAAGCGCTTTCAAACGTGACGTTTTGACGAAATTTTTGCCGGAAGCGGGCGGTAAATGCCCGGTTTCGCGCAGTTTTGATGAAAACATCAAATCTATTCGATTGATCGCGACCGGAACATGTGATCCGAAGCAACGCGAAAGTGAGAACTATCATGCACATCGCAATGCATCGCGAGGACAACAGCTGGGGCGCCCATTTCAAGGCGACCTTCACCCTCGGCGTGCCGCTGATCGGCGCGCAGCTCGCCCAGCTCGGCATTCATACGACGGACGTGGTCATCCTCGGACGGCTGGGTGCTGCGCATCTGGCGGCGATCGTGCTGTCGAGCCAGTTCTTCTTCACCATCTTCATCCTCGGCTCGGGCTTCGCCAATGCCGTCATGCCCATGGTGGCACAGGCCTATGGCCGCGGCGACACCGTTTCCGTGCGCCGCTCCGTGCGCATGGGCATGTGGGTGGTGCTGATCTATTCAGTGCTGATGATCCCGCTGTTCTACAGTGCGGAAAACATCCTGCTCTATGCCGGCCAGAAGCCAGAAGTCGCAGCCCTTGCCGGCAGTTATCTGAAGATCGCGCAATGGGGCATAGGTCCGGCGCTGCTGTTCATGACGCTGCGCGGCCTCGTCAGCGCGCATGGCCGGGCCGGCATCGTGCTCTATGTCACGATCACCATCCTGACGATCAATGCCGTCCTGGCCTATGGCCTGGTGCTCGGCCATTTCGGCCTCCCGGCCCTGGGCATGGACGGGGCGGCTATCGCCTCCGTCGTCGTCAACGTGCTGAGCTTCCTGCTCATCACCGCCTATATCCAGTCGCGCGCCGACATGCGCCGCTACGAACTCTTCGTGCGCTTCTGGCGGCCGGACTGGCAGGCCTTTCGCGAGGTCCTCCATCTCGGCCTGCCGATCGGTCTCACCATGCTGGCAGAGGTCAGCCTCTTCACCGGGGCCTCGCTGCTGATGGGCAACATCGGCACGCTGGAGCTTGCCGCCCACGGCATCGCGCTGCAGCTCGCCTCCGTCGCCTTCATGATCCCGCTCGGACTGGCGCAGGCCGGCACCGTGCGTGTCGGCGTGGCGCATGGCCGGGGTGATCATCTCGGCATCGTGCGTGCCGCCTGGGCCGTGCTCATCGTCGCCGCGATCATCGCGGTCGGCGGCGGCGTTCTCTTCGCTGCCATTCCGACGACGCTCGCCTCGATCTTCCTCGACAAGGCAGGTAAGGATTCGGCCGCAGTGCTCGCCATCGCCGGCCCCTTCGTGGTGATCGCCGGCGTCTTCCAGCTCGTCGATGGCTTGCAGGCGATTGCCGCCGGCCTGCTGCGCGGCCTGAAGGATACCCGCATCCCGATGATCCTAGCGCTGATCTCCTACTGGCCGATCGGCTTTCTTGCCGCCTGGTTCTTCGCCTTCCCGGCCGGCTTCGGCGGTATCGGCGTGTGGTTCGGCTTCCTCGCCGGCCTCGCTGCCGCCTCCGTGCTGCTCAACTGGCGCTTCTACCGGCTGGTGCGACAAACATCCTAATCAGTGAAGAAGTCCTGCCAGGAGCCATCGACAACGGTCCCGTAGGGCGAGCCTTGCTGGTTCGTAACATCTACTCTACCGCTGCCATGCTCCACGCGAATGCGGCAATAAATGGCGAGTGCGATGTTTGCCCGAACGCTCTGATGGCTTTTGAACCATTGCTTGTGAACGACGATAACCTTTGCGCTGGCACCCCTATAATCAATACGATCGATAACGTTCAGGGCAGGCGAAGTACTCAAGAAAACGTTTTCGTAATAGCAGGCTGCCTCTGGTACTGCGGATCTGAACTCAGCTTCTGCATTTGCATGGCCTGCCATGCACATCAGAGCGAGCAAGGCATAACGAGCGGTCTTCATCTAGGCATCCGCGATCCACTTGTCGGTCATGTTCTTGCTAATGCAGGGATTTGCAATTGAAAAGGCCCCGGACGCGATGTCCGGGGCCTTTCGTTTCATCGGGATAGAGCCGCGCTTACGCCCGCTCTGGAATGGCCTCTTCGCCCTTCTTCGCGCGCACCAGGTTGATGAAGCGGCGGAAGAGGTAGTGGCTGTCCTGCGGGCCGGGGGAGGCTTCGGGGTGGTGTTGGACGGAGAAGACCGGCTTGCCGGTGAGGCGCAGGCCGCAGTTCGAGCCGTCGAACAGCGAGATGTGGGTTTCTTCGACGCCAGCGGGCAACGAGGACGAGGCGACGGCGAAGCCGTGGTTCATTGAGACGATCTCGACCTTGCCGGTCGTGTGGTCCTTCACCGGATGGTTTGCGCCGTGATGGCCCTGGTGCATCTTTTCGGTGGTCGCGCCGACAGCGAGGCCGAGCATCTGGTGGCCGAGGCAGATGCCGAAGACCGGGATGTCCGTTTCGATCAGCGTCTTGATGACCGGCACGGCATATTCGCCGGTGGCGGCCGGGTCGCCCGGGCCGTTGGAGAGGAAGATGCCGTCCGGCTTCTGGGCGAGCACCTCGTCGGCGCTGGTCGTTGCCGGCATGACGGTGACCTTGCAGCCGAGGCCGGCGAAGAGGCGCAGGATGTTGCGCTTCACGCCGTAGTCGAGCGCGACGATGTGATACTTCACGTCGGCGTCCGCGAGGTCTTCGGTGCCCTCGTTCCAAACCCACGGCTTTTCGCTCCAGCGCGAGGACTGGCCAGAGGAGGCGACCTTGGCGAGGTCGAGGCCGACGAGGCCGCTCCAGGCTTTGGCTTCCGCCTTTAGCGTCTCGATGTCGAAGACGCCGTTCGGGTCGTGGGCGATCACCGCGTTCGGCGCGCCGTTTTCGCGGATCCACGCGGTCAGCGCGCGCGTGTCGATGCCGGAAAGGCCGATGATGCCGCGCGCCTTCAGCCAGGCGTCGAGGTGCTTCGTGGCGCGGTAGTTCGACGGCTCGGTGATGTCGGCCTTGAAGATCGTGCCGACGGCGCCGTGGCGCGCGGCAGGCGTCAGGTCTTCGATGTCTTCGTCATTGGCGCCGATATTGCCGATATGCGGGAAGGTGAAGGTTACGATCTGGCCGAGATAGGAGGGGTCGGTCAGGATTTCCTGGTAGCCGGTCAGCGCCGTGTTGAAGCAGACTTCCGCGGTCACCTTGCCGGTGGCGCCGATGCCCTTGCCTTCGATCACCGTGCCGTCGGCGAGGACGAGAAGGGCGGTCGGCTTTTCGGTGGTCCATGCGGGGGTCGAGGTCATATTCATCCCGTTTCCGGCACCGGGCGTGAGGCTTGAAAACGTCGCCGCCAGGCACCATTTGAGGTCGCAGGCAAGGGCGCGCGGAAACCCGCGTTGGTTCGCCCTGATTGCCAAATTTCGTGCAGGTGCCGGAAAATAGACAAAGCGGATGACGGGGTCAACCGCCGCCTGTGGATTGCGTGGAATTATAAAGCGTTGAAATTCAACCGCTTACGCAATCCGTTTGCGGTTCGACCCCTTGCCGGTCTATGAGCATGCACAATCGAACGATGATCGAGGCCTCGCCGCGCACCGGCGCCGGCGGCCTCCCATGGAGAAAATGATGCGCGAGAACTTCGCAAATTCCCTCAAGGATGCACTCAAGGCCAAGGACGCCTGCCGTGTTTCTACGCTGCGCCTGATCCAGGCCAAGCTGAAGGACTGCGACATTGCCAACCGCGGCGCGGGCAAGGGCCCCGTCGAGGACGACGAAGTGTTGCAGATCCTCGCCAAGATGATCAAGCAGCGCGAAGAATCGGCAAAGATCTTCGGCGACAACGGTCGTCCGGAACTCGCGGCGCAGGAGCGTGCGGAAATCAAGGTCATCGAGGATTTCCTGCCCGAGCAGATCTCCGAGGACAAGATGAAGGACCTGATTGCCGCCGCCATCGCCGAGATTGGCGCGCAGGGCCTGCGCGACATGGGCAAGGTCATGGCCGTGCTGAAGGAGCGTTATCCCGGCCAGATGGATTTCGCCAAGGCCTCCGGCGTGGTGAAGGACCTGCTGAAGTAATCCGGTGGCGACAGGTTTGAACGAAAGGGCGGCTTCGGCCGCCCTTTCTGTTTGAGCACGCATCGCGCGCCGCCACGGGAACCAAAAGCCAAGAGCGCAGTTATGCGGAAAGAACAGGAGCCCGACGGTGCAGCGATGACCGCGCATCGGCCCGCCCCGGCGAAGTGCATGCTGTGCCGCCGGCCATGTTTGTGTGTTGACGCCAGGTGGCC encodes:
- a CDS encoding LysR family transcriptional regulator — translated: MVRPYLPLNAFRAFEASARHLSFTRSAIELNVTQAAVSHQVKSLEEQLGVVLFKRLPRGLMITAEGESLLPVLRDSFDRMADAVERFRGGHVREILTVGAVGTFAVGWLLPRLAPFRERHPFVEVRLSTNNNRVDLAAEGLDFAIRFGAGAWHGTDAIRLFDAPLSVLATPVVARDLREPEDLLGLTLLRSYRRDEWTRWFEAAGLPRTPPPQNAIVFDTSLAMMEAVLQGAGVGLAPPLMFSRLLSAGAVVQPFKTSVVLGSYWLTRLQSRSATPAMSAFANWLGETVAEEGLG
- a CDS encoding dihydrofolate reductase family protein; its protein translation is MRKIIVGAFISLDGVMQAPGGPEEDPIGGFEFGGWVAPLFDEKMGAFIGELFSRPFDLLLGRKTYDIFAAHWPYAAKDDPIGPLFDRINKYVATRNPAFKTTWQNSHVLGADAIAAVKALKSEDGPDLLTQGSTEFLKALFENDLVDEIHVSVFPVILGKGKRLFGDASFPRALTLIESRTSDSGVVMNKYARAGDVATGSFEFETPTAAELERRRNLT
- a CDS encoding LytTR family DNA-binding domain-containing protein is translated as MERPFLQSALRELQVFLRSPRFWATFGAVVLIFWVTGPYGTAERLATVPRLGFWLVLHAVAWSIAVTALVLVNTLLLHRVPSLAGRIALGTLVAGVPVGLATEAISLATFGGAVTVSSLAESIASGLLLSALFCGLTYMTMGSKAVETLAPAPAPATEDRAEVALLRRLKPENRGKILHMTVADHYTEVTTSRGRELILLRFSDALKELGDTPGLQVHRSHFVADSHVERLLRAEGRLAVLMKDGQEIPVSRSRTEAVRGRWG
- a CDS encoding DUF2306 domain-containing protein is translated as MTFEPLLDAPFAVQFHVATVLPAAVLGAVLLARRKGTPAHRLLGKIWLLLMVVTSFSTFFIHDLKTVGNFSPIHLLSVYVIVGSIPAIRAARRRDIRTHRAHVAGMYFGGIVVAGLFTLVPHRVMGAMIFDGISGLASGLATAFVCVLLVAAGALAIREAGWLERFETFRRR
- a CDS encoding neutral zinc metallopeptidase: MEWKGRRQSSNIEDQRGAGPSAGGSNPFGRGNGGFRLPTGGGRRAGGGMSIGTIVLLVVVYFVLKMMGIDLLQVMGEGGGGQVSMPGFEQTETASKRTSPQEEETKAFMSTVLAETEDTWNGIFQSAGEKYEEPKMVLFSGSVQSACGFASAASGPFYCPGDRKVYLDMSFFDELANKFDAAGDFAQAYVVAHEVGHHVQNLTGVLPRFNQQRQRMSEVEANQMSIRVELQADCYAGIWGKYTQQKGLLETGDLDEALNAATQIGDDTLQKRMQGYVVPESFNHGTSDQRRRWFKRGFDTGRVDACDTFKGDV
- a CDS encoding caspase family protein encodes the protein MKAMPATAAAGKAAALLFLFMALLAGAGPAQARKVALVIGNDRYQQLPVLERAVSDADAISATLRDDLKFDVVLTGFNLTRTQSVTKFGEFESQLRPGDTAFFFFSGHGVAPRDRNLLLPVDFPREATQDTAEDLSQAVDSLLARLRDKRVVGIFVLDACRDNPLPNVFKSAGYERGLAPVNAPQGTFVLLSAGAGQRALDRLRGEDNDRNSVFTRKLLPLLRTPGLSLSSLAKRVQIDVADLAQTQDHEQFPEYRDSIRGDIYMLPDNGTAARVELPGVTAKSADEERPVPETLPTADGSVTLDTPSADNTVKSGETVAALSGSNDSLIDEDVERLSTETAKNAAACDAFTIAAEKLANMKDFGDFDPYRLRKDVALDSCGALLKAMPDSATAQAQMALALYAARRNIEALPLFQKSAAQGIVLSMLATGKMYVAADDIPFDTGTSFSWLSKAAEAGSSEGAQLAQGVALMGDSVDFLQRRANVGDGYAMYVMARQYAEGRIIARDEKTAALWLVFAVRKGSKAARASLTEDSPSPWPKAVIAEAQKRLTFTGDYNGDADGTLNFRFQRAIKAITPKT
- a CDS encoding aldo/keto reductase — encoded protein: MKTVTLGNSGPTVSTIGLGCMGMSGMYGPADRAESIATIHAALDAGINLLDTGDFYGMGHNEMLIAEALKERRREDVVLSVKFGALRGPDGVWSGYDSRPAAIRNFLAYSLQRLGTDHIDIYRPSRLDPAVPIEETIGALADLVKAGYIRHIGLSEVGSETIRRAAAVHPISDLQIEYSLISRGIEDDILPTCRALGIPVTAYGVLSRGLISGHWQKGATAGGDFRTMSPRFQDGNVDRNLALVEELRRVAEEKGASVAQLAIAWVAAQGADIVPLVGARRRDRLTEALGSQQVSLTETDLAAIEAAMPKDAAAGERYPAAQLVHMDSERRA